One Helianthus annuus cultivar XRQ/B chromosome 12, HanXRQr2.0-SUNRISE, whole genome shotgun sequence genomic region harbors:
- the LOC110895497 gene encoding geranylgeranyl pyrophosphate synthase, chloroplastic, with protein MNLVNPTSLFYGAPVVSRSPIFLHPTRKSQPFSSFSSNFSSISAILTKEQQSNPPEKQQLKQTHMELSFDFKNYMLEKADLVNQALNDAVPVKNPPKIHESMRYSLLAGGKRVRPVLCLAACALVGGEESTAMPAACAVEMIHTMSLMHDDLPCMDNDDFRRGKPTNHMVYGEEVAVLAGDALLSFAFEHIATSTKGVSSDRILRAIGELAKCIGSEGLVAGQVVDICSEGADVGVDHLEFIHLHKTAALLEGSVVLGAIMGGGSDVEIEKLRKFARSIGLLFQVVDDILDVTKSSEELGKTAGKDLVSDKTTYPKLLGIDKSREFAEELKEEAIEQLSEFDQRKAAPLIALANYIAYRQN; from the coding sequence ATGAATCTGGTAAACCCCACATCTTTGTTTTACGGAGCACCCGTTGTTTCAAGATCCCCAATCTTCCTCCACCCGACCAGAAAGTCTCAACCCTTTTCATCTTTTTCCTCCAATTTCTCTTCAATCTCTGCAATTTTGACCAAAGAACAGCAGTCAAACCCACCGGAAAAACAACAACTCAAACAAACCCATATGGAATTATCATTTGATTTCAAAAACTACATGTTGGAAAAAGCGGATTTGGTAAACCAGGCGCTAAACGACGCCGTTCCGGTTAAAAACCCGCCGAAAATCCACGAGTCCATGCGGTATTCTCTCCTCGCCGGAGGAAAACGCGTCCGGCCGGTTTTATGCCTCGCCGCGTGTGCACTCGTCGGCGGCGAGGAATCCACCGCCATGCCCGCCGCCTGTGCGGTGGAGATGATCCATACGATGTCGTTAATGCATGATGATCTTCCCTGCATGGATAACGACGATTTCCGGCGAGGAAAACCGACGAACCACATGGTCTACGGCGAAGAAGTCGCCGTACTCGCCGGCGACGCGTTGCTATCGTTCGCATTCGAACACATTGCCACTTCCACAAAAGGGGTTTCATCGGATCGGATCCTCCGGGCTATCGGAGAACTTGCCAAGTGTATCGGATCCGAGGGGCTTGTTGCCGGTCAGGTGGTGGATATATGCTCGGAAGGTGCGGATGTTGGAGTTGACCACTTGGAGTTCATACATTTGCACAAAACGGCAGCGTTGCTTGAGGGGTCGGTTGTGTTGGGTGCAATAATGGGTGGTGGGTCGGATGTGGAGATAGAGAAGCTTAGGAAGTTTGCACGGTCGATCGGGCTTTTGTTTCAGGTGGTGGATGATATTCTTGATGTGACAAAGTCGTCGGAGGAGTTGGGGAAGACTGCCGGGAAGGATTTGGTGTCGGATAAGACGACGTATCCGAAGCTGTTGGGGATCGATAAGTCTCGCGAATTTGCGGAGGAGTTGAAGGAGGAGGCGATAGAACAGTTGTCGGAGTTTGATCAGCGGAAGGCGGCGCCGTTGATTGCTCTTGCTAATTATATTGCTTATAGGCAGAATTGA